A section of the Triticum dicoccoides isolate Atlit2015 ecotype Zavitan chromosome 7A, WEW_v2.0, whole genome shotgun sequence genome encodes:
- the LOC119331586 gene encoding transcription factor ICE1-like encodes MLSRFNNSLWMQEDDGHEQQGLGHEQPPAMGQEAGHHHDQHLLAMPTGGGGGFRAPSMLDEDWYFGAGAVGDGAANGSMALVLAAMEASGSSSGFGAGPQMFPLLNLGGTGPFDVSGFDLGGSGTGGGDLTAFLGAGNASNTSPVSLLPHRNTGFLGSFGGFGTAPAQMTEFGGLAGFDLFDTGAGGGGGGGSGSSSEGPAAPVSLTAPFSGRGKAAVLRPLEIFPPVGAQPTLFQKRALRRNAGEEDDDRKRKAAVAAEGSALSAGCDTMLDDADEDMGSIDASGLNYDSEDGRDVEESGRKDGKESNANSTVTGGAAAEGKGKKKGMPAKNLMAERRRRKKLNDRLYMLRSVVPKISKMDRASILGDAIEYLKELLHKISNLQNELESSPSMPSLPPTPTSFHPVTPTLPALPSRVKEELCPSALPSPTGQQPTVEVRLREGRAVNIHMLCPRRPGLVLSAMKAIEALGLDVQQAVISCFNGFALDVFKAEQCKDGPGLQPEEIKAVLLQSAGFHLPAM; translated from the exons ATGCTATCGCGGTTCAATAATTCGCTCTGGATGCAGGAAGACGACGGCCATGAACAACAGGGCCTCGGCCACGAGCAGCCGCCGGCGATGGGGCAGGAGGCTGGGCACCACCACGACCAGCACCTCCTGGCTATGCCCACGGGGGGAGGCGGCGGGTTCCGCGCCCCGTCGATGCTTGATGAGGACTGGTACTTCGGCGCGGGCGCGGTTGGCGACGGCGCCGCGAACGGGTCCATGGCCCTGGTGCTGGCCGCCATGGAAGCATCGGGGTCCAGCTCCGGCTTCGGAGCCGGTCCACAGATGTTCCCGCTCCTCAACCTGGGCGGTACCGGACCGTTCGACGTCTCTGGGTTCGACCTCGGCGGCTCCGGCACTGGAGGCGGCGACCTCACGGCGTTCCTTGGCGCCGGCAACGCGTCGAATACATCGCCGGTTTCCCTGCTGCCGCATCGGAACACAGGGTTTCTCGGCTCCTTCGGCGGCTTCGGCACCGCACCGGCACAGATGACAGAGTTTGGTGGCCTCGCCGGTTTCGACTTGTTCGACACCGGTGCCGGGGGCGGAGGCGGGGGCGGGAGCGGCTCCTCCTCAGAGGGGCCGGCTGCTCCAGTGTCCTTGACCGCTCCTTTCTCCGGTCGCGGCAAGGCGGCGGTGCTGCGGCCGCTGGAGATCTTCCCGCCGGTGGGCGCGCAGCCAACGCTCTTCCAGAAGCGCGCACTACGGCGTAATGCCggcgaagaggacgacgacaggaagcgtaaggcggcggtggcggcggaaggAAGCGCCCTGTCCGCGGGCTGTGACACCATGCTCGACGACGCCGACGAGGACATGGGCAGCATTGACGCGTCCGGGCTGAATTACGACTCGGAGGACGGGAGGGACGTGGAGGAGAGCGGCAGGAAGGACGGCAAGGAGTCGAACGCCAACAGCACGGTGACCGGCGGCGCTGCGGCtgaagggaagggaaagaagaagggAATGCCAGCCAAGAACCTCATGGCGGAGCGTCGTCGTCGGAAGAAGCTCAATGACCGGCTCTACATGCTCAGGTCCGTCGTGCCGAAGATCAGCAAG ATGGACAGGGCTTCGATTCTCGGTGACGCGATCGAGTACCTCAAGGAGCTCCTGCACAAGATCAGCAATCTTCAGAATGAGCTTGAATCATCCCCTTCCATGCCCTCGCTGCCTCCGACGCCCACAAGCTTCCACCCTGTGACTCCGACGTTGCCCGCGCTGCCGTCCCGCGTGAAGGAGGAGCTCTGCCCGAGTGCGCTGCCAAGCCCTACCGGCCAGCAGCCAACC GTTGAGGTTAGGCTCCGGGAAGGCCGGGCCGTCAACATCCACATGCTGTGCCCTCGCAGGCCCGGGCTTGTGCTCTCTGCCATGAAGGCGATCGAAGCCCTTGGTCTTGATGTGCAGCAGGCCGTTATCAGCTGCTTCAATGGCTTTGCCTTGGACGTCTTCAAGGCTGAG caATGCAAGGATGGCCCTGGTCTTCAGCCCGAGGAGATCAAGGCGGTTCTCTTGCAATCCGCGGGGTTCCATCTTCCCGCGAtgtag